In a single window of the Armatimonadota bacterium genome:
- a CDS encoding FliA/WhiG family RNA polymerase sigma factor, whose translation MAMADHREDAGELWARLKTRRDGEARERLALLYLPLVRAQAGQMAGRLPPSVRAEDLEGYGIVGLLEAIDRYDPDRGIPFEAFARLRIRGAMYDYLRTLDLLPRVARRTVHRVQAEAQRMMRRLGRPPTDGELARATGFTPRRLGRVLQDARGASLLSLEGEFAETDRLSAQLARDAGDDVLLDVERDALDAELWRAIAALPVRHKVVVGLYYCEGLTLAEIGRILGVTESRVGQLRREALHTLRTHLALAHWLEETEEPGPRTGPGQITV comes from the coding sequence ATGGCCATGGCCGATCACCGCGAGGATGCCGGGGAACTGTGGGCGCGCCTGAAGACCCGGCGCGACGGGGAAGCCCGCGAGCGGCTGGCGCTCCTCTACCTGCCGCTGGTGCGCGCCCAGGCCGGCCAGATGGCCGGCCGGCTGCCGCCTTCGGTGCGGGCGGAAGACCTGGAAGGCTACGGGATCGTCGGCCTCCTGGAGGCCATCGATCGGTACGATCCGGATCGGGGCATTCCCTTCGAGGCCTTCGCCCGCCTGCGCATCCGGGGCGCGATGTACGACTACCTCCGCACCCTGGATCTGCTGCCCCGGGTGGCGCGCCGGACGGTGCACCGTGTGCAGGCCGAGGCGCAGCGGATGATGCGGCGGCTGGGCCGCCCGCCCACCGACGGCGAGCTGGCTCGGGCCACGGGATTCACCCCCCGGCGGCTGGGCCGCGTCCTGCAGGACGCCCGGGGGGCCTCCCTGCTCTCCCTCGAAGGCGAGTTCGCCGAGACCGACCGGCTGTCGGCGCAACTGGCGCGCGACGCCGGCGACGATGTGCTCCTGGATGTGGAGCGCGACGCCCTCGACGCCGAGCTGTGGCGAGCCATCGCGGCGCTTCCGGTGCGCCACAAAGTGGTGGTCGGACTCTACTACTGCGAAGGCCTGACCCTGGCCGAGATCGGGCGCATCCTCGGCGTCACCGAGTCCCGGGTCGGCCAGCTGCGGCGGGAGGCGCTCCACACCCTGCGGACACACCTGGCGCTGGCGCACTGGCTGGAGGAGACGGAAGAGCCGGGGCCGCGGACGGGCCCCGGACAAATCACGGTCTGA
- a CDS encoding GAF domain-containing protein — protein MAAHRPGKPTRADGPVAESELVAAAEETVLRLELTALAEEDLPLGVAYKRFLDLVHRAVGFEHGTLYVTEWGSGRLVPVAVRGNRIDLAEEVRFARGRGLSAWVAQEGRPVVIPDPNEGDGRSPFPDGALRAFLALPLVQNGIVAGVLALARSARPFTAAEFGRLGRSADALGGCLGRLRRTARLQELAYQDPRTGLSNGHHFRARIEEEMQRGRQHPAEFTVVILELGGADYGAPGVSEEPSLIQRVTRRLHEAMRSCDLAAALAPGRWGILLAGVGGARAASVVERITADVRGALPREARGGLRIGATSSAGASSAEELLDRAAAAMREVG, from the coding sequence ATGGCAGCGCACAGGCCCGGCAAGCCGACGCGGGCGGACGGGCCGGTTGCGGAATCCGAGCTCGTCGCCGCAGCCGAGGAGACGGTCCTCCGGCTGGAGCTGACCGCCCTGGCGGAAGAGGACCTCCCGCTCGGCGTGGCCTACAAGCGCTTTCTCGACCTCGTGCACCGCGCCGTCGGCTTCGAGCACGGGACCCTCTACGTCACCGAGTGGGGGAGCGGCCGACTCGTCCCTGTGGCGGTGCGGGGCAACCGCATCGACCTCGCGGAGGAGGTCCGGTTCGCGCGGGGGCGCGGTCTGTCCGCCTGGGTGGCACAAGAAGGCCGGCCGGTGGTGATCCCCGATCCCAACGAGGGGGACGGTCGGTCGCCGTTCCCCGACGGTGCGCTGCGGGCCTTCCTGGCCCTTCCGCTGGTGCAGAACGGCATCGTCGCCGGAGTGCTGGCCCTGGCCCGCAGCGCCCGGCCGTTCACCGCCGCGGAGTTCGGGCGCCTGGGTCGCTCCGCCGACGCCCTGGGCGGCTGTCTCGGTCGTCTGCGGCGCACGGCCCGGCTGCAGGAGCTCGCCTATCAGGACCCCCGCACCGGCCTAAGCAACGGTCACCACTTCCGGGCACGCATCGAGGAGGAGATGCAGCGCGGGCGGCAACACCCGGCGGAATTCACGGTGGTGATCCTGGAACTGGGCGGCGCGGACTACGGCGCGCCGGGCGTTTCGGAGGAGCCGTCGCTGATCCAGCGGGTGACGCGGCGCCTCCACGAGGCGATGCGCTCGTGCGATCTTGCCGCCGCGCTGGCCCCCGGGCGCTGGGGGATCCTGCTGGCCGGGGTGGGCGGGGCCCGGGCCGCATCGGTGGTCGAGCGGATCACGGCCGACGTGCGTGGCGCCCTTCCCCGCGAGGCGCGGGGCGGCCTGCGCATCGGGGCGACGTCGAGCGCCGGCGCCTCCTCCGCCGAAGAGCTGCTGGACCGTGCGGCGGCCGCGATGCGCGAGGTCGGGTAG
- a CDS encoding roadblock/LC7 domain-containing protein, translated as MPRLAAILKGLKEQSGAAAALISSADGLLLEAVDDAGVDLESLAAYAASSVMVSERLGEMTAFGGPEAVVILYRGRPLVITPMGPIVVALVGTAQTPAGALRMHLRHATVDLVSAVQDELQAPPAPRSAAGPAAAAS; from the coding sequence ATGCCACGTCTGGCGGCGATCTTGAAAGGACTGAAGGAACAGTCGGGGGCGGCCGCCGCCCTCATCTCCTCCGCCGACGGCCTCCTCCTGGAGGCGGTGGACGACGCCGGAGTGGACCTGGAGTCTCTGGCCGCCTATGCCGCGAGCAGCGTGATGGTGTCGGAGCGGTTGGGGGAGATGACCGCTTTCGGCGGGCCCGAGGCCGTCGTGATCCTCTATCGGGGGCGTCCGCTGGTGATCACGCCCATGGGTCCCATCGTTGTCGCCCTCGTGGGCACAGCCCAGACACCGGCCGGCGCCCTGCGCATGCACCTCCGCCACGCCACCGTCGACCTGGTCTCCGCGGTGCAGGACGAACTGCAGGCGCCGCCCGCTCCCCGCAGTGCGGCGGGTCCGGCCGCGGCCGCCTCCTGA
- a CDS encoding sigma-54 dependent transcriptional regulator: protein MPETRILVVDDEENLRRLLTKLLTQEGFVVDEAADGEEGLAKARARRYDLVLLDLKLPKLDGLSVLRAIMEQDPDALVILITAFSTIDTAIQAIKLGAYDYVAKPFRPEELMIVVNQALERGRLVQENRALQDELLRSFKFEGIVGTSPKMRQVLQLAAAVAPTDATVLIYGETGTGKELLARSIHLQSPRSKGPFVVVNCGAIPETLLETELFGHEKGAFTSAVASRVGKFERAQDGTIFLDEIGDMSPTMQVKLLRVLQERVIERVGGNRPIDVNARVIAATHKDLRKAIADGQFREDLYYRLSVVPMELPPLRERREDIQPLAMHFVNKYAVAFNKRIKGFSPLAMKKLRNHSWPGNVRELEYTIQRVVILAQGEVIGAEEIWLDDQGAGGAVFPKAYTLAEAERRHIDAVLKMTNWNLEEAGRVLGISRAALDEKIRAHRLMQETG, encoded by the coding sequence GTGCCCGAGACTCGCATCCTCGTCGTCGATGACGAGGAAAACCTGCGGCGCCTCCTCACCAAGCTCCTCACCCAGGAAGGATTTGTCGTGGACGAGGCCGCGGACGGGGAGGAGGGCCTGGCCAAGGCCCGGGCGCGCCGCTACGATCTGGTGCTGCTCGATCTCAAACTCCCCAAGCTCGACGGCCTCAGCGTGCTCCGGGCCATCATGGAGCAGGACCCGGATGCGCTGGTCATCCTGATCACGGCCTTCTCCACGATCGACACCGCGATCCAGGCCATCAAACTCGGGGCCTATGACTACGTGGCGAAGCCCTTCCGCCCCGAAGAGCTGATGATTGTCGTGAACCAGGCCCTGGAACGCGGCCGGCTGGTCCAGGAGAACCGCGCCCTGCAGGATGAGTTGTTGCGGTCCTTCAAGTTCGAAGGCATCGTCGGCACCTCGCCCAAGATGCGGCAGGTCCTGCAGCTGGCCGCGGCCGTGGCGCCCACCGACGCCACGGTCCTGATCTACGGCGAGACCGGGACGGGCAAGGAACTGCTGGCCCGCTCCATCCACCTGCAGAGCCCGCGCAGCAAAGGTCCCTTCGTCGTCGTGAACTGCGGCGCGATCCCGGAGACGCTGCTGGAGACGGAACTGTTCGGCCATGAGAAGGGGGCCTTCACCAGCGCCGTGGCCAGCCGCGTGGGAAAGTTCGAGCGCGCCCAGGACGGGACGATTTTCCTGGACGAGATCGGGGATATGAGCCCGACGATGCAGGTGAAGCTGCTGCGCGTCCTCCAGGAACGGGTGATCGAACGCGTCGGGGGGAACAGGCCCATCGATGTCAACGCCCGGGTCATCGCGGCCACGCACAAGGATCTGCGCAAGGCCATCGCCGACGGCCAGTTCCGCGAGGATCTCTACTACCGGCTGAGCGTGGTGCCGATGGAGCTGCCGCCACTGCGCGAGCGGCGCGAGGACATCCAGCCGCTGGCCATGCACTTCGTAAACAAGTACGCGGTGGCCTTCAACAAGCGCATCAAGGGGTTCTCTCCGCTGGCCATGAAGAAACTGCGCAACCACAGCTGGCCGGGCAACGTCCGGGAGCTGGAGTACACCATCCAGCGCGTCGTCATCCTGGCGCAGGGCGAGGTGATCGGGGCGGAGGAGATCTGGCTGGACGACCAGGGGGCGGGAGGGGCGGTCTTTCCCAAAGCCTACACGCTGGCGGAGGCGGAGCGCCGTCACATCGACGCCGTGCTCAAGATGACGAACTGGAATCTGGAGGAGGCGGGCCGGGTCCTGGGGATCTCCCGCGCCGCGCTGGACGAGAAGATCCGCGCCCACCGGCTGATGCAGGAGACGGGCTGA
- a CDS encoding dihydrolipoamide acetyltransferase family protein — protein MGDVIMPKMGDAMTEGRVLRWRKRPGDPVRAGEAIAEIETDKVNVDLEAEESGTLLEIVVPEGQSAPVGARIAVIGAPGAQPTPAGAPPTAPAPRPAPAPPTGPLQAEPRAPRTRVKASPLARRLAEEHGLDLSRLQGTGPDGRITKEDVEAHLALGPRAPAAAEEGGPDYTEETPGRMRATIARRMAESKLQAPHFYVTVQVVMDDALRARQQLNRDLKEERRVTVNDFVIRAAALALRAFPNLNSAFVNGKIRRFRRINIAVAVALPDGLIAPVLRDCDRKSLLQISEEARALTERTRSGHLRPDDYEGGTFTISNLGMFDFVENFVAIINPPHAAILAVGAAQPRAVVRGGQLGVATTMALTLSADHRVTDGAEAARFLGEIKRLLENPFLLFVDAPQA, from the coding sequence GTGGGTGACGTGATCATGCCGAAGATGGGCGACGCCATGACCGAGGGCAGGGTCCTCAGGTGGCGGAAACGCCCCGGAGATCCGGTGCGCGCCGGCGAGGCCATCGCGGAGATCGAGACCGACAAGGTGAACGTTGACCTGGAAGCCGAGGAGAGCGGCACGCTGCTGGAGATCGTCGTCCCCGAGGGGCAGAGTGCGCCCGTCGGAGCGCGGATCGCGGTGATTGGCGCGCCCGGAGCGCAACCGACGCCTGCGGGCGCGCCCCCCACAGCGCCGGCTCCACGCCCCGCTCCGGCGCCGCCGACCGGCCCCCTCCAGGCCGAGCCCCGCGCCCCCAGGACGCGGGTGAAGGCCTCACCGCTGGCGCGGCGCCTGGCCGAGGAACACGGGCTCGACCTCTCGCGCCTCCAGGGCACCGGCCCCGACGGGCGCATCACCAAAGAGGATGTGGAAGCGCACCTGGCCCTGGGCCCGCGCGCCCCGGCCGCGGCGGAGGAAGGCGGGCCGGACTACACCGAGGAGACACCGGGCCGCATGCGGGCCACGATTGCGCGGCGCATGGCCGAAAGCAAACTGCAGGCGCCTCACTTCTACGTGACGGTGCAGGTGGTGATGGACGACGCGCTGCGGGCGCGTCAGCAGCTCAACCGGGACCTCAAGGAGGAGCGGCGGGTCACCGTGAACGACTTCGTCATCCGCGCCGCCGCCCTGGCCCTGCGCGCCTTCCCCAATCTCAACAGCGCCTTCGTGAACGGGAAGATCCGCCGCTTTCGACGGATCAACATCGCCGTGGCCGTGGCCCTACCCGACGGGTTGATCGCGCCGGTGTTGCGCGACTGCGACCGGAAGTCCCTCCTCCAGATCAGCGAGGAAGCCCGCGCCCTGACCGAGCGGACGCGCTCCGGGCACCTGCGGCCCGACGACTACGAGGGGGGAACGTTCACCATCAGCAACCTGGGGATGTTCGACTTCGTGGAGAACTTCGTCGCCATCATCAACCCGCCCCATGCCGCGATCCTGGCCGTCGGCGCCGCCCAGCCGCGGGCCGTGGTGCGCGGCGGCCAACTCGGCGTGGCCACGACGATGGCCCTGACGCTCTCCGCCGACCACCGCGTCACCGACGGCGCCGAAGCGGCGCGCTTCCTCGGCGAGATCAAGCGCCTCCTGGAGAATCCCTTCCTGTTGTTCGTGGATGCGCCTCAGGCGTAG
- a CDS encoding response regulator codes for MASRPKVLIVDDEAPIRELCSRILAPSCDLCTAADGPTAIALARKTPPDLLLTDLKMPGMGGLDAARQIVAVAPDVSVVVMTGFSEFDSLLETVRFGVNGFLMKPFSADDLRRTVEEGLRKGQFYRKNTRLRSLTPLLDLQGTRLTDADQSRMYRVITETARHELDGEEAILVSVDEDGRDVVVAASRSAGTPGASAADGGMSAFWRVRADDLARMTAGTADGAADGTTLSLPLQAGGSVLGVLSVRRSAAPFSPSDHDVLRLIGAQGAIAIENIRLFRRLRRSYWNTVYALAAAVDLRDHPTRGHSDRLAHYAERIGRRLGVSGEAIEDLKIAALLHDIGKIGIGDGILLKPGDLTPEEYDWMKMHTLMGARILAMADFSRRVVEAVLFHHERWDGTGYPLGLQGEQIPLEARILTAADALESMTSARRYREALPLAQAVAELTRWRGTQFDPRVVDALLACLEAGELSPLPGLVAAAADAG; via the coding sequence GTGGCATCCAGACCGAAGGTTCTGATCGTGGACGATGAGGCGCCGATCCGGGAACTGTGCTCGCGGATCCTGGCTCCGTCCTGTGATCTGTGCACCGCGGCCGACGGCCCCACGGCGATTGCCCTGGCCCGCAAGACCCCCCCGGACCTGCTGCTCACGGACCTGAAGATGCCCGGCATGGGCGGGCTGGACGCGGCCCGTCAGATTGTGGCCGTCGCCCCGGATGTCTCCGTGGTGGTCATGACCGGATTCAGCGAGTTCGACAGCCTGCTGGAGACCGTGCGCTTCGGCGTGAACGGCTTTTTGATGAAGCCCTTTTCCGCCGACGACCTCCGCCGGACGGTGGAGGAGGGGCTGCGCAAGGGGCAGTTCTACCGGAAGAACACCCGCCTCCGGTCGCTCACACCGCTACTGGACCTGCAGGGCACCCGGCTCACCGACGCGGACCAGAGCCGCATGTACCGCGTGATCACCGAGACCGCCCGGCACGAACTCGATGGAGAGGAGGCCATCCTGGTCTCCGTCGATGAGGACGGCCGCGACGTCGTCGTGGCCGCATCCCGGAGCGCGGGAACGCCGGGAGCGTCCGCGGCGGACGGCGGGATGTCCGCCTTCTGGCGCGTGCGCGCCGACGACCTGGCCCGGATGACCGCCGGCACGGCGGACGGCGCCGCCGACGGCACGACGCTCTCCCTGCCTCTGCAGGCCGGCGGCAGCGTGCTCGGGGTCCTCAGCGTCCGTCGGTCCGCCGCGCCCTTCTCCCCGTCCGACCACGACGTGCTGCGCCTGATCGGCGCCCAGGGGGCGATCGCCATCGAGAACATCCGCCTGTTCAGGCGGCTGCGCCGCTCCTACTGGAACACCGTGTACGCCCTGGCCGCGGCCGTGGACCTCCGGGATCATCCGACCCGGGGGCATTCCGACCGCCTGGCGCACTACGCCGAACGGATCGGCCGGCGGCTGGGGGTGAGCGGGGAGGCCATTGAAGATTTGAAGATTGCCGCGCTGTTGCACGACATCGGGAAGATCGGGATCGGCGACGGCATCCTCCTCAAGCCGGGCGACCTCACCCCGGAAGAGTACGACTGGATGAAGATGCACACGCTGATGGGCGCCAGGATTCTGGCCATGGCCGATTTCTCGCGGCGGGTCGTCGAAGCGGTGCTGTTCCACCACGAGCGGTGGGATGGCACCGGGTACCCGCTGGGCCTGCAGGGCGAGCAGATTCCCCTGGAAGCCCGCATTCTCACCGCGGCGGATGCGCTGGAGAGCATGACCAGTGCCCGCCGCTACCGCGAGGCGCTGCCCCTGGCCCAGGCCGTGGCGGAGCTGACCCGCTGGCGCGGGACGCAGTTCGACCCCCGGGTGGTGGACGCGCTGCTGGCCTGCCTGGAAGCCGGAGAGCTCTCGCCCCTGCCGGGCCTGGTCGCCGCGGCCGCGGACGCCGGGTAG
- the rpoN gene encoding RNA polymerase factor sigma-54, with protein MDHRLRTTAEARPLLQQRMVPKLMLVNSLLVLPINEMLARIEQELSENPALELDDRAAPETDPWAAEGTSLTRWTPDDEEYDPYQRIAAPVSLQEHLLMTLQAQGLSPRDHAIGERLIGYINDNGYLEATVVQVAQELNAAEEEVEAVLGRIQRFEPVGVGARNVEECLLLQLRVMEPTPVNRLAQRIVETHLADLAARRFEKVAQALGVKVAEVRDAQAFIKATCYPYPGERYRLEREEGTVRPGEVARPDFVIRRTEEGFAVELVRQDAYQLRVNAFYEDLRRQMRRASAGYSAESREHVRDYVSRAKLFIEAVQRRNWTMANIVQAVVRTQWEYLERGDAYLKPLTKAMVATELGISESTVSRALDGKFVQLPNGRVVSFDIFFDQSLPIKDRIREIIAAETRPLTDEEIARLLLREGIRIARRTVTKYREELAIPPSTARGGGPRAVAASR; from the coding sequence ATGGACCACCGTCTCCGGACGACCGCCGAGGCTCGGCCGCTGCTGCAGCAGCGCATGGTCCCCAAGCTCATGCTGGTGAACTCGCTGCTCGTCCTCCCGATCAATGAGATGCTGGCCCGCATCGAACAGGAACTGAGCGAGAACCCCGCCCTTGAGCTCGACGACCGGGCCGCGCCGGAGACGGATCCGTGGGCCGCAGAGGGGACGTCGCTGACCCGCTGGACACCCGACGACGAAGAGTACGATCCCTACCAGCGAATCGCCGCGCCGGTCTCTCTGCAGGAGCACCTGCTGATGACGCTGCAGGCCCAGGGGCTGAGCCCGCGCGACCACGCCATCGGCGAGCGGCTGATCGGCTATATCAACGACAACGGCTACCTCGAGGCGACGGTCGTCCAGGTGGCGCAGGAACTCAACGCCGCCGAGGAGGAGGTGGAGGCCGTGCTCGGCCGCATCCAGCGCTTCGAGCCGGTCGGCGTCGGGGCCCGGAACGTGGAGGAGTGCCTGCTCCTGCAGTTGCGGGTGATGGAGCCCACGCCGGTCAACCGGCTGGCGCAGCGCATCGTGGAGACACACCTGGCCGACCTGGCGGCGCGGCGGTTTGAGAAAGTGGCGCAGGCGCTGGGCGTCAAGGTCGCCGAGGTCAGGGATGCGCAGGCGTTCATCAAGGCCACGTGCTATCCCTATCCCGGCGAGCGGTACCGGCTGGAGCGGGAGGAGGGCACCGTGCGTCCCGGCGAGGTGGCGCGACCGGACTTCGTCATCCGCCGCACGGAGGAGGGGTTCGCCGTCGAGCTCGTCCGGCAGGACGCCTATCAGCTGCGCGTCAACGCCTTCTACGAGGACCTTCGCCGGCAGATGCGCCGGGCCAGCGCCGGCTACTCCGCCGAGTCGCGGGAGCACGTCCGGGACTACGTCAGCCGCGCCAAGCTCTTCATCGAAGCCGTGCAGCGCCGCAACTGGACCATGGCCAACATCGTCCAGGCCGTCGTGCGGACCCAGTGGGAGTACCTGGAGCGCGGCGATGCGTACCTCAAGCCGCTGACGAAGGCCATGGTGGCGACAGAACTGGGGATCAGCGAATCCACCGTGAGCCGGGCCCTGGACGGGAAGTTCGTGCAGCTGCCGAACGGTCGGGTGGTGAGTTTCGACATCTTCTTCGATCAGTCGCTGCCCATCAAGGACCGCATCCGCGAGATCATCGCCGCGGAGACCCGTCCCCTCACCGACGAGGAGATCGCCCGCCTCCTGCTGCGGGAAGGGATCAGGATCGCCCGGCGGACCGTCACCAAGTACCGGGAGGAGCTGGCCATTCCGCCGTCCACGGCACGCGGGGGCGGGCCGCGCGCCGTCGCCGCGTCGCGCTGA
- a CDS encoding NifU N-terminal domain-containing protein, with amino-acid sequence MSIQVQPTPNINALKFVLDRQVTAGRGQTYRAGEEGTAPPLAQRLLGIHGVVQVFFLNDFITVTRNPEVPWETLAPQVEAAIRSHYA; translated from the coding sequence GTGTCCATCCAGGTCCAGCCCACGCCCAACATCAACGCCCTGAAGTTCGTGCTCGACCGACAGGTGACGGCGGGCCGGGGCCAGACCTACCGCGCAGGGGAAGAGGGCACCGCGCCGCCGCTGGCCCAGCGCCTCCTGGGGATCCACGGCGTCGTGCAGGTCTTCTTCCTCAACGATTTCATCACGGTGACCCGGAATCCCGAGGTGCCGTGGGAGACCCTCGCCCCGCAGGTCGAGGCCGCCATCCGCAGCCACTACGCCTGA
- a CDS encoding pyruvate dehydrogenase complex E1 component subunit beta codes for MAELTYRDALRTTLIEEMDRDPTVVLLGEDIGLYQGTFRVTADLLERYGPRRVIDTPISELGFVGAAIGMAMLGLRPVVEVMTWNFSLLALDQIVNNAAKLRYFSGGQVEAPLVIRGPNGAGVQLSAQHSQSLEALYAHIPGLYVVAPATPAEAKGLLRTAIRGRNPVIFLENAALYGMKGEVPDGEFALPFGRAEVVRRGRDVTVAAYSRMLHVALAAADRLQGEGIQAEVINLRTLRPLDVDTVAESVGRTHRAVVVQEQWRLFGAAAEIAASIYEQAFDQLDAPVERVTGADVPMPYARNLELLAVPHEEDIVRAVKKTLYKA; via the coding sequence ATGGCGGAACTGACCTACCGCGACGCCCTGCGCACCACCCTCATCGAGGAGATGGATCGCGACCCGACCGTGGTGTTGCTGGGCGAGGACATCGGCCTCTACCAGGGCACCTTCCGGGTGACGGCAGACCTGCTGGAGCGCTACGGCCCGCGCCGTGTCATCGACACCCCCATCTCCGAGCTGGGGTTCGTCGGGGCGGCGATCGGCATGGCGATGCTGGGCCTGCGGCCGGTGGTGGAAGTGATGACCTGGAACTTCTCGCTGCTGGCGCTGGACCAGATCGTCAACAACGCGGCCAAGCTGCGCTACTTTTCGGGCGGCCAGGTGGAGGCGCCGCTGGTGATCCGGGGCCCCAACGGTGCCGGGGTCCAGCTCTCCGCCCAGCACTCGCAGAGCCTGGAGGCCCTGTACGCCCACATCCCCGGCCTCTACGTCGTCGCCCCGGCCACGCCCGCCGAGGCCAAGGGGCTCCTGCGCACGGCGATCCGCGGCCGCAATCCGGTGATCTTCCTGGAGAACGCCGCACTGTACGGCATGAAGGGGGAGGTGCCCGACGGCGAGTTCGCCCTGCCCTTCGGCCGGGCCGAGGTCGTCCGCCGCGGGCGCGACGTGACCGTGGCCGCATACAGCCGGATGCTCCATGTGGCGCTGGCGGCGGCCGATCGCCTGCAGGGCGAGGGGATCCAGGCCGAGGTCATCAACCTGCGGACCCTGCGCCCGCTGGACGTGGACACCGTCGCGGAGTCCGTCGGCCGCACGCACCGCGCCGTCGTGGTCCAGGAGCAGTGGCGGCTGTTCGGGGCGGCGGCCGAGATCGCCGCCTCGATCTACGAGCAGGCCTTCGACCAGCTCGATGCGCCCGTGGAACGGGTCACCGGCGCCGACGTGCCGATGCCCTATGCCCGCAACCTCGAGCTCCTGGCGGTCCCCCATGAGGAAGACATCGTTCGGGCCGTGAAGAAGACGCTGTACAAGGCGTAA